One genomic segment of Gossypium arboreum isolate Shixiya-1 chromosome 3, ASM2569848v2, whole genome shotgun sequence includes these proteins:
- the LOC108456142 gene encoding uncharacterized protein LOC108456142, giving the protein MRIEASAAFTSSRPLFPLFIFLFFIPGFHSRNLQQCSSSCGDLTNISSPFRLQGDPAGCGDVDFQLSCQNNTAILNFRGGKYYVKGISYDKHTVRVVDVNLAHGTCGLPYKSLSMSEATEDGRFPSLITFWQANFVNCSNTIPELRDSKVPCLSGDTSHVYVNFSNRNLFGYEIPRSCKVISRIPTSWENELNYPYNETTLKLLATGFDLRWSVECRNCHTSGLFCVYKSNNDPRIFQCETVFEEDYKTLLPAFIAYLVSRSLIDMALLVRLILAPLVVFVFLLHKCLTTRKTVGNAEHVGDIQMLPEPVPCSPQGHTSNLPSDSPKQVLIAASIERSA; this is encoded by the exons ATGAGAATAGAAGCTTCAGCAGCTTTCACAAGTTCAAGACCTCTGTTTCCACTATTCATCTTCCTCTTCTTTATTCCAGGTTTCCACTCAAGAAATCTGCAACAATGCTCTTCTTCATGCGGAGATTTGACAAATATCAGCTCCCCTTTTCGTCTCCAGGGAGATCCCGCTGGTTGTGGTGATGTTGATTTTCAACTATCTTGCCAGAACAACACCGCCATCCTGAATTTTCGAGGAGGAAAGTACTACGTTAAAGGAATCTCTTACGATAAGCATACCGTCCGTGTTGTTGATGTTAACTTAGCCCATGGAACCTGCGGTCTTCCTTACAAGTCTCTTTCAATGAGTGAAGCCACCGAAGATGGTCGATTCCCTTCATTAATTACATTCTGGCAAGCCAATTTTGTGAACTGTTCCAACACAATTCCTGAGCTGAGAGATAGCAAAGTACCTTGTTTGAGTGGAGATACTTCTCATGTTTATGTCAATTTCAGTAACAGGAACTTGTTTGGTTATGAGATTCCAAGGAGTTGCAAGGTCATTTCAAGGATTCCTACAAGCTGGGAAAACGAGTTGAATTACCCTTACAATGAAACCACCTTGAAGTTGCTTGCAACAGGGTTTGATCTTAGATGGTCAGTTGAGTGTAGGAATTGCCATACATCTGGTCTTTTCTGTGTCTACAAGTCTAACAACGATCCAAGAATCTTTCAGTGCGAAACGGTTTTTGAAGAAG ATTACAAAACCCTACTACCGGCTTTCATTGCATATCTTGTTTCACGCTCTCTGATTG ATATGGCATTGCTCGTCAGACTCATCTTAGCTCCCTTGGTTGTGTTTGTTTTCCTTCTCCACAAATGCTTAACTACGCGAAAGACGGTTGGTAATGCAGAACATGTTGGTGACATACAAATGCTTCCTGAGCCTGTTCCATGTTCTCCACAAGGTCATACAAGTAACCTTCCATCGGATTCTCCAAAACAAGTGCTAATAGCTGCGTCAATAGAAAGAAGCGCGTAA